From the Pseudomonas putida genome, one window contains:
- a CDS encoding antitoxin VbhA family protein — MDIDEIERERRHEAVAAEIACLALDGGKLSAERRARLQAYVDGQVSLEELRAELIERLRRDRWGISNENEMRRAWGDPE, encoded by the coding sequence ATGGACATTGATGAGATCGAACGCGAACGCCGTCATGAAGCCGTGGCAGCAGAAATCGCTTGCCTAGCGCTCGATGGAGGGAAGCTTTCTGCTGAACGCCGTGCTCGATTGCAGGCTTATGTAGACGGCCAAGTTAGCCTTGAAGAGCTTCGAGCAGAGCTCATTGAACGTTTGAGACGAGATAGGTGGGGAATTTCAAATGAGAACGAAATGCGACGGGCCTGGGGTGATCCTGAGTGA